Proteins co-encoded in one Corylus avellana chromosome ca9, CavTom2PMs-1.0 genomic window:
- the LOC132162553 gene encoding ubiquitin-conjugating enzyme E2 22: MATNENLPPNVIKQLAKELKNLDESPPEGIKVCVNDDDFSTIYADIEGPAGTPYENGVFRMKLLLSHDFPHSPPKGYFLTKIFHPNIATNGEICVNTLKKDWNPSLGLRHVLIVVRCLLIEPFPESALNEQAGKMLLENYEEYARHARLYTGIHAKAKPKFKSGAISESTTALNVDQTNTDLKSSAAGAALTLPSPLAPSTTPSSRGNGQEQPPAVVAPTIDTGVGGSAAAALKKEGGGLAKVHTDKKKIDARKKSLKRL, encoded by the exons Atg GCGACTAATGAAAATCTTCCACCAAATGTTATAAAGCAACTAGCAAAGGAATTGAAGAATCTTGATGAATCTCCGCCTGAGGGCATCAAAGTATGTGTTAACGATGATGATTTTTCGACCATATATGCTGATATTGAAGGCCCAG CTGGGACTCCGTATGAAAATGGTGTTTTCCGCATGAAGTTGTTATTATCTCATGACTTTCCACATTCTCCTCCCAAAG GTTACTTCCTGACTAAGATTTTCCATCCAAACATTGCAACCAATGGTGAGATTTGTGTCAACACACTGAAGAAGGATTGGAATCCGAGTCTTGGGTTACGACATGTTCTCATT GTAGTTAGGTGTCTGTTGATCGAACCATTTCCAGAGTCAGCTTTGAATGAACAGGCTGGCAAGATGCTGCTTGAAAATTACGAGGAGTATGCTAGACATGCCAG GCTTTACACCGGGATCCATGCTAAGGCCAAACCCAAGTTCAAATCAGGAGCTATTTCTGAGTCGACGACCGCACTGAATGTTGACCAGACCAATACCGACCTGAAGAGCAGTGCAGCAGGTGCTGCGTTGACATTGCCATCCCCACTTGCCCCATCTACAACACCCAGCAGCAGGGGAAATGGGCAGGAGCAGCCGCCTGCTGTTGTAGCACCAACAATAGATACAGGAGTTGGTGGGTCTGCTGCTGCAGCACTAAAGAAGGAAGGTGGTGGGTTGGCAAAAGTTCATACAGACAAGAAGAAAATAGATGCAAGAAAGAAAAGTTTGAAGAGATTATAA